In Camelus bactrianus isolate YW-2024 breed Bactrian camel chromosome 28, ASM4877302v1, whole genome shotgun sequence, a single window of DNA contains:
- the IL1RN gene encoding interleukin-1 receptor antagonist protein isoform X1 encodes MEIRKGPHSYLISLLLFLFHSETAGHPLGKRPCEMQAFRIWDINQKTFYLRNNQLVAGYLQGPNTKLEEKIDVVPIEPHALFLGIQGGKLCLACVKSGDEIKLQLEPVNITDLSKNKEQDKRFTFIRSDNGLTTSFESAACPGWFLCTALEADQPVSLTNTPKEALRVTKFYFQQDQ; translated from the exons ATGGAAATCCGCAAGGGTCCCCACAGTTACCtaatctctctcctccttttcctgttTCATTCAGAGACAGCCGGCCATCCCTTGGGAAAAAGACCCTGCGAGATGCAGGCCTTCAG AATCTGGGATATCAACCAGAAGACCTTCTACCTGAGGAATAACCAACTAGTTGCTGGATATTTGCAAGGACCAAATACTAAATTAGAAG AGAAGATAGATGTGGTGCCCATCGAGCCTCATGCTCTGTTCCTGGGGATCCAAGGGGGGAAGCTGTGCCTGGCCTGTGTCAAGTCTGGTGATGAGATCAAGCTCCAGTTGGAG CCGGTGAACATCACGGACCTGAGCAAGAACAAGGAGCAGGACAAGCGTTTCACCTTCATCCGCTCTGACAACGGCCTCACCACCAGCTTTGAGTCGGCCGCCTGCCCCGGCTGGTTCCTCTGCACGGCGCTGGAGGCAGACCAGCCCGTCAGCCTCACCAACACGCCCAAAGAGGCCCTCAGGGTCACCAAGTTCTACTTCCAGCAGGACCAGTAG
- the IL1RN gene encoding interleukin-1 receptor antagonist protein isoform X2, giving the protein MQAFRIWDINQKTFYLRNNQLVAGYLQGPNTKLEEKIDVVPIEPHALFLGIQGGKLCLACVKSGDEIKLQLEPVNITDLSKNKEQDKRFTFIRSDNGLTTSFESAACPGWFLCTALEADQPVSLTNTPKEALRVTKFYFQQDQ; this is encoded by the exons ATGCAGGCCTTCAG AATCTGGGATATCAACCAGAAGACCTTCTACCTGAGGAATAACCAACTAGTTGCTGGATATTTGCAAGGACCAAATACTAAATTAGAAG AGAAGATAGATGTGGTGCCCATCGAGCCTCATGCTCTGTTCCTGGGGATCCAAGGGGGGAAGCTGTGCCTGGCCTGTGTCAAGTCTGGTGATGAGATCAAGCTCCAGTTGGAG CCGGTGAACATCACGGACCTGAGCAAGAACAAGGAGCAGGACAAGCGTTTCACCTTCATCCGCTCTGACAACGGCCTCACCACCAGCTTTGAGTCGGCCGCCTGCCCCGGCTGGTTCCTCTGCACGGCGCTGGAGGCAGACCAGCCCGTCAGCCTCACCAACACGCCCAAAGAGGCCCTCAGGGTCACCAAGTTCTACTTCCAGCAGGACCAGTAG